The Hyphomicrobiales bacterium genome has a window encoding:
- a CDS encoding hypothetical protein (Evidence 5 : Unknown function) yields the protein MHGRGGRSGRQYEVRRDSLPLDLQQHFKDLYGEAPPQLSHGPKAQEEREC from the coding sequence GTGCACGGTCGCGGCGGTCGCTCAGGCCGCCAGTATGAGGTCCGCCGCGACAGCCTGCCGCTCGATCTTCAACAGCATTTCAAAGACCTTTACGGCGAGGCCCCGCCGCAGCTCTCCCATGGTCCGAAGGCCCAGGAGGAGCGGGAGTGTTGA